A region of Streptomyces sp. WMMC500 DNA encodes the following proteins:
- a CDS encoding adenosylmethionine--8-amino-7-oxononanoate transaminase, whose product MPEPMPPRRLLDLDREHVWHPYGPMPGRQEPLVVDSAEGVRLRLAEPAWGVDELVDGMSSWWSAIHGYRHPALDAAARGQLDRMSHVMFGGLTHEPAVRLAARLVEVTPEPLRHVFLSDSGSVSVEVAVKMCLQYWRSRGRPGKRRLLTWRGGYHGDTWQPMSVCDPDGGMHELWSGVLPRQVFAGVPSAGFDAPVDEAYERELRALVARHADELAAVIVEPVVQGAGGMRFTSPGYLRVLREACDAHGVLLVFDEIATGFGRTGAFFAADHAGVSPDVMCVGKALTGGYLSMAATLCTPGVAEGISAGEVPVLAHGPTFMGNPLASAVALASLDLLADGGWRQDVKRIESGLREGLAEAAELPGVVDVRVLGAIGVVQLDHPADMAAATRAAVEAGVWLRPFRDLIYTMPPYVTDDADVTRVCAAVRAAAAAG is encoded by the coding sequence ATGCCTGAGCCGATGCCGCCCCGGCGGCTGCTCGACCTGGACCGCGAGCACGTCTGGCACCCGTACGGGCCCATGCCGGGCCGGCAGGAGCCTCTCGTCGTCGATTCCGCGGAGGGCGTACGGCTGCGGCTGGCCGAGCCGGCGTGGGGGGTGGACGAGCTGGTCGACGGGATGTCGTCCTGGTGGTCGGCGATCCACGGCTACCGCCACCCGGCGCTCGACGCCGCCGCCCGCGGGCAGTTGGACCGGATGAGCCACGTGATGTTCGGCGGGCTCACCCACGAGCCGGCGGTGCGGCTCGCGGCGCGGCTGGTGGAGGTCACGCCGGAGCCGCTGCGGCACGTGTTCCTCAGCGACTCGGGGTCGGTGTCGGTCGAGGTCGCGGTCAAGATGTGCCTGCAGTACTGGCGTTCACGCGGCCGGCCGGGCAAGCGCCGGCTGCTGACCTGGCGCGGCGGCTACCACGGCGACACCTGGCAGCCGATGTCGGTCTGCGACCCGGACGGCGGCATGCACGAGCTGTGGTCCGGCGTGCTGCCGCGGCAGGTGTTCGCCGGCGTGCCGTCCGCGGGCTTCGACGCGCCCGTGGACGAGGCGTACGAGCGTGAGCTGCGCGCCCTCGTGGCGCGGCACGCGGACGAGCTGGCCGCCGTGATCGTGGAGCCCGTCGTGCAGGGCGCGGGCGGCATGCGCTTCACCTCCCCCGGCTATCTGCGGGTGCTGCGTGAGGCGTGCGACGCACACGGCGTGCTGCTGGTGTTCGACGAGATCGCCACCGGCTTCGGCCGCACCGGCGCGTTCTTCGCCGCGGACCACGCGGGCGTCTCACCGGATGTGATGTGCGTCGGCAAGGCGCTGACCGGCGGCTATCTGTCGATGGCCGCCACGCTCTGCACGCCCGGGGTCGCGGAGGGGATCTCGGCGGGCGAGGTTCCCGTGCTCGCCCACGGCCCGACGTTCATGGGCAACCCGCTCGCTTCCGCCGTCGCCCTGGCCTCGCTCGACCTGCTGGCCGACGGCGGCTGGCGGCAGGACGTCAAGCGCATCGAGAGCGGGCTGCGGGAGGGGCTCGCCGAGGCGGCGGAGCTGCCGGGGGTGGTGGACGTGCGGGTGCTGGGGGCCATCGGCGTCGTCCAGCTCGACCACCCGGCGGACATGGCCGCCGCCACCCGGGCCGCCGTCGAGGCGGGGGTGTGGCTGCGCCCCTTCCGCGACCTGATCTACACCATGCCGCCGTACGTGACGGACGACGCCGACGTCACCCGCGTCTGCGCCGCCGTGCGCGCCGCGGCGGCGGCGGGCTGA
- the bioB gene encoding biotin synthase BioB, producing the protein MDLLSTLVDKGLRREAPTRDEALAVLRTPDEDVLDVVAAAGKVRREFFGRRVKLNYLVNLKSGLCPEDCSYCSQRLGSEAGILKYTWLKADQAAEAAAAGVAGGAKRVCLVASGRGPTDRDVDRVSATIAAIKERNADVEVCACLGLLSDGQAERLKSAGADAYNHNLNTSEATYADICTTHGYEDRVQTVQQAQAAGMSACSGLIAGMGESDEDLVDVVFALRALDPDSVPVNFLIPFEGTPLAGEWDLTPQRCLKILAMVRFVCPDVEVRLAGGREIHLRSLQPLALHLANSVFLGDYLTSEGQAGRADLEMIADAGFEVEEAGRTTLPPHRADGPVRDEGPPTDGVPAPDDAPAGEPVRAARTDLVAVRRRGAGTELPPNA; encoded by the coding sequence ATGGACCTGCTTTCGACGCTGGTGGACAAGGGGCTGCGGCGCGAGGCGCCGACCCGTGACGAGGCGCTGGCCGTGCTGCGCACCCCGGACGAGGACGTACTCGACGTCGTCGCCGCGGCCGGGAAGGTGCGCCGGGAGTTCTTCGGCCGCCGGGTGAAGCTCAACTACCTGGTCAACCTCAAGTCGGGGCTCTGCCCCGAGGACTGTTCCTACTGCTCGCAACGGCTGGGCTCCGAGGCCGGGATCCTCAAGTACACGTGGCTGAAGGCCGACCAGGCGGCCGAGGCCGCGGCGGCGGGGGTGGCGGGCGGCGCCAAGCGGGTCTGCCTGGTCGCCAGCGGCCGCGGGCCCACGGACCGCGACGTCGACCGGGTCTCGGCGACCATCGCCGCCATCAAGGAGCGGAACGCGGACGTGGAGGTGTGCGCCTGCCTCGGGCTGCTCTCCGACGGCCAGGCGGAGCGGCTGAAGTCGGCGGGCGCGGACGCGTACAACCACAACCTCAACACCTCCGAGGCGACGTACGCGGACATCTGCACCACCCACGGCTACGAGGACCGGGTGCAGACCGTGCAGCAGGCCCAGGCGGCCGGGATGTCGGCGTGCTCCGGGCTCATCGCGGGGATGGGCGAGAGCGACGAGGACCTGGTGGACGTGGTCTTCGCGCTGCGCGCGCTGGACCCGGACTCGGTGCCGGTGAACTTCCTCATCCCGTTCGAGGGCACGCCGCTGGCCGGGGAGTGGGACCTCACCCCGCAGCGCTGTCTGAAGATCCTCGCCATGGTGCGGTTCGTCTGTCCGGACGTGGAGGTGCGGCTGGCGGGTGGCCGGGAGATCCACCTGCGGTCGCTGCAGCCGCTGGCGCTGCACCTGGCCAACTCGGTGTTCCTTGGCGACTACCTGACCAGCGAGGGGCAGGCGGGCAGGGCGGACCTGGAGATGATCGCGGACGCCGGGTTCGAGGTGGAGGAGGCGGGGCGGACGACGCTGCCGCCGCACCGGGCGGACGGGCCCGTCCGGGACGAAGGTCCCCCCACGGACGGCGTTCCCGCTCCGGACGACGCGCCCGCGGGCGAGCCGGTGCGGGCGGCGCGTACGGACCTCGTCGCCGTACGCCGCCGCGGGGCCGGCACGGAACTGCCGCCCAATGCCTGA
- a CDS encoding 8-amino-7-oxononanoate synthase, with the protein MPRHAFDWIDTQAEERGRAGLVRVLRPRAHDSRLLDLCGNDYLGLARNPEVTAAAGAAARRWGAGATGSRLVSGSTALHAELEAELAAFCGFEAALVFSSGFAANLAAVTALSDRGTLVVSDAGNHASLIDGCRLSRADVAVVPHADADAVVKALDGFAGRALAVSDGVFSVDGDAADLPALAAACRAYGAGLLVDDAHGLGVLGAGGRGSLHAAGLAGAADVVATVTLSKALGSQGGAVLGPARVIEHLVNTARTFIFDTGLAPAAAGAALAALRLLRREPERAAAARRVAAALHGGLTAAGLTAVRPDAAVVSVRAPAPEAAVAWAAACRDAGVAVGCFRPPSVPDGISRLRLTARADLTAQQVDTAIDTVVRTAPADPAPPRRAPAR; encoded by the coding sequence ATGCCCCGTCACGCCTTCGACTGGATCGACACGCAGGCCGAGGAGCGGGGGCGCGCCGGTCTCGTCCGCGTCCTGCGCCCCCGCGCGCACGATTCCCGGCTGCTCGACCTGTGCGGCAACGACTACCTCGGCCTCGCCCGGAACCCCGAGGTCACCGCCGCCGCCGGGGCCGCGGCCCGCCGCTGGGGCGCGGGCGCCACCGGCTCCCGGCTCGTCAGCGGCAGCACCGCGCTGCACGCGGAACTGGAGGCCGAACTCGCCGCCTTCTGCGGCTTCGAGGCCGCGCTCGTGTTCTCCTCCGGATTCGCCGCAAACCTCGCCGCCGTCACCGCTTTGAGCGACCGCGGCACCCTCGTCGTCTCGGACGCGGGCAACCACGCCTCCCTCATCGACGGCTGCCGGCTCTCCCGGGCCGACGTCGCCGTCGTCCCGCACGCCGACGCCGACGCGGTGGTAAAGGCGCTGGACGGCTTCGCCGGGCGGGCGCTGGCGGTCTCCGACGGGGTCTTCTCCGTCGACGGCGACGCGGCGGACCTGCCCGCGCTGGCGGCGGCCTGCCGCGCGTACGGGGCCGGGCTGCTGGTGGACGACGCCCACGGGCTCGGCGTCCTCGGGGCCGGCGGGCGCGGCTCGCTGCACGCGGCCGGCCTGGCGGGCGCGGCCGACGTCGTCGCCACCGTCACGCTGTCGAAGGCGCTGGGCAGCCAGGGTGGCGCGGTGCTGGGCCCGGCGCGGGTGATCGAGCACCTGGTCAACACCGCGCGTACGTTCATCTTCGACACCGGCCTCGCCCCCGCCGCCGCGGGCGCCGCCCTCGCCGCGCTGCGCCTGCTGCGCCGCGAGCCGGAGCGGGCCGCGGCGGCCCGGCGGGTGGCGGCGGCGCTGCACGGCGGGCTGACGGCCGCCGGGCTGACGGCCGTACGCCCCGACGCGGCGGTGGTGTCGGTGCGGGCCCCGGCGCCGGAGGCGGCCGTCGCGTGGGCGGCGGCGTGCCGCGACGCGGGGGTGGCGGTGGGCTGCTTCCGCCCGCCGTCGGTGCCCGACGGCATCTCGCGGCTGCGCCTGACCGCCCGCGCGGACCTGACGGCACAGCAGGTGGACACCGCGATCGACACCGTCGTACGCACGGCGCCCGCGGACCCGGCGCCGCCGCGCCGGGCGCCCGCCCGGTAG